In Rattus rattus isolate New Zealand chromosome 9, Rrattus_CSIRO_v1, whole genome shotgun sequence, a genomic segment contains:
- the Smtnl2 gene encoding smoothelin-like protein 2, translating into MEPTPDAEEAHTVREALGRYEAALEGAVRALHEDMQGLQRGVERRVAEALRLAGPLARTVAELQRDNQRLQAQLERLTRQVEALGLATGVSPAPGTPSPPPATTVTDRAPRLGTARFSSHATFSLSGRSPSMEHDEVSDLEARRTSNSCIMENGHQLDAGSANGSSEVQASSAQESPRPRPVSLSLRLPHQPVTAVTRVSEKFSGETSASALSPTSAAIVGGFTPSPSEAISPWTPSPTEKSSSFTRPLSGSGYGAVTAGKRRDSPPLVTPPQSPPSSQPPAMTQAPRQGERRRELVRSQTLPRTSGAQARKALFEKWEQDTASKGKGETRAKLKRSQSFGVASASSIKQILLEWCRSKTVGYQHVDLQNFSSSWSDGMAFCALVHSFFPDAFDYNALSPTQRQKNFELAFTMAENLANCERLIEVEDMMVMGRKPDPMCVFTYVQSLYNHLRRFE; encoded by the exons ATGGAGCCAACCCCCGACGCCGAGGAGGCGCACACGGTGCGCGAGGCGCTGGGCCGCTATGAAGCGGCGCTGGAGGGTGCCGTGCGTGCGCTGCACGAGGACATGCAGGGGCTGCAGCGCGGCGTGGAGCGGCGCGTGGCCGAGGCGCTGCGCCTGGCTGGCCCCTTGGCTCGCACTGTGGCCGAGCTGCAGCGGGACAACCAGAGGTTGCAGGCGCAGCTCGAACGCTTGACCCGCCAGGTGGAGGCGCTGGGCTTGGCGACTGGTGTGTCCCCTGCACCCGGCACGCCCAGTCCGCCTCCAGCGACCACGGTTACAGACCGCGCCCCCCGCCTGGGCACCGCGCGCTTCTCCAGTCATGCTACATTCTCGCTGTCCGGTCGAAGCCCG AGCATGGAACATGATGAAGTCAGTGACCTCGAGGCGAGACGAACTTCAAACTCATGCATCATGGAGAATGGACACCAGCTGGATGCAG GTTCAGCCAACGGATCCTCTGAGGTCCAAGCCTCATCAGCCCAGGAGTCCCCTAGACCACGCCCTGTGAGCCTCTCCTTGCGGCTGCCCCACCAGCCCGTCACAGCTGTCACCCGAGTCTCTGAGAAATTCTCTGGGGAGACCTCAGCTTCAGCTCTGTCACCCACATCTGCTGCTATTGTGGGGGGCTTCACCCCAAGCCCTAGTGAGGCCATCAGTCCTTGGACTCCTAGTCCCACTG AGAAAAGTTCCTCCTTCACACGGCCTTTGTCTGGCTCTGGGTATGGAGCAGTGACAGCTGGCAAACGCAGGGACAG CCCTCCACTGGTGACCCCACCACAGTCACCCCCATCCTCACAGCCTCCAGCTATGACTCAGGCCCCTCGCCAGGGAGAGCGTCGCAGGGAACTGGTGAGGTCGCAGACACTGCCTCGTACTTCAGGGGCGCAGGCTCGGAAGGCGCTGTTTGAGAAGTGGGAGCAGGACACAGCAAGCAA GGGCAAAGGTGAGACCAGGGCCAAACTAAAGAGGTCGCAGAGTTTCGGTGTGGCCAGTGCCAGCAGCATCAAGCAGATCCTGCTCGAGTGGTGCCGCAGCAAGACTGTGGGCTATCAG CATGTGGACCTGCAGAATTTCTCCTCCAGCTGGAGTGATGGGATGGCCTTCTGTGCCCTAGTGCACTCATTCTTCCCTGATGCCTTCGACTACAATGCCCTGAGTcccacacaaaggcagaagaacTTTGAACTGGCCTTCACCATGGCTGA